From Erwinia pyri, a single genomic window includes:
- a CDS encoding L-rhamnose isomerase, with translation MTRAIEQAFELAKQRFADIGIDVNAAMAQLDKLPISMHCWQGDDVKGFENPQGALTGGIQATGNYPGKARTAAELRADLDQAMALIPGPKRLNLHAIYLESDVPVERTEIKPAHFSQWVEWAKKSGLGLDFNPTCFSHPLSEDGFTLAHANPEIRQFWIEHCKASRKISASFGEALGTPSIMNIWVPDGMKDQTVDRFGPRQRLMNSLDEIIQEKLNPAHHIDAVESKLFGIGAESYTVGSNEFCLGYASSRQTALTLDAGHFHPTEVISDKISTAMLYVPRLLLHVSRPVRWDSDHVVILDDETQAIANEIVRQKLFDKVHIGLDFFDASINRIAAWVIGTRNAKKALLRALLEPVDQLKKLELEGDYTTRLALLEEQKSLPWQAVWEAYCLRHDVPAGAGWLGDVRHYEQQVLSKR, from the coding sequence ATGACCCGAGCAATCGAACAGGCGTTTGAGCTGGCTAAGCAGCGCTTTGCTGATATCGGTATTGACGTCAACGCTGCGATGGCGCAGTTGGATAAGCTGCCCATTTCCATGCACTGCTGGCAGGGGGATGATGTTAAAGGATTTGAGAACCCACAGGGTGCGCTGACCGGGGGTATTCAGGCCACCGGTAATTACCCGGGAAAGGCGAGGACGGCTGCAGAACTGCGGGCCGATCTGGATCAGGCTATGGCGCTGATCCCCGGGCCGAAGCGCCTTAACCTGCACGCAATCTATCTGGAAAGCGACGTCCCCGTTGAGCGGACAGAGATCAAGCCGGCACACTTCAGCCAGTGGGTTGAGTGGGCAAAAAAGAGTGGGTTGGGGCTGGATTTCAATCCTACCTGTTTCTCTCATCCGCTGAGTGAGGATGGTTTCACCCTTGCCCATGCAAATCCGGAAATCCGCCAGTTCTGGATTGAGCACTGTAAAGCGAGCCGCAAAATCTCCGCGTCGTTTGGTGAAGCGCTCGGTACTCCATCAATCATGAATATCTGGGTGCCGGATGGCATGAAAGATCAGACCGTTGATCGCTTCGGCCCACGCCAGCGTCTGATGAACTCACTGGATGAGATCATCCAGGAGAAGCTTAACCCCGCCCACCATATTGATGCAGTGGAAAGCAAACTCTTCGGCATCGGCGCAGAGAGCTATACCGTGGGCTCTAATGAGTTTTGCCTGGGCTACGCCAGCAGCCGCCAGACTGCACTGACCCTGGATGCCGGGCATTTCCATCCAACTGAAGTGATTTCCGACAAAATCTCCACGGCGATGCTCTACGTCCCGCGACTGCTGCTGCATGTCAGCCGGCCGGTTCGCTGGGACAGCGATCACGTCGTGATACTGGACGATGAAACACAGGCGATCGCCAACGAAATCGTTCGTCAGAAGCTTTTTGACAAGGTGCATATTGGTCTGGACTTCTTTGACGCCTCTATCAACCGTATCGCCGCCTGGGTGATTGGCACCCGTAATGCGAAAAAGGCGCTACTGCGCGCCCTGCTGGAACCGGTAGATCAGTTGAAAAAGCTGGAGCTGGAAGGGGACTACACCACTCGTCTGGCGCTGCTTGAAGAGCAGAAATCTCTGCCGTGGCAGGCCGTATGGGAAGCCTACTGCCTGCGTCACGATGTCCCGGCCGGAGCCGGCTGGTTAGGCGATGTCCGTCATTATGAACAACAAGTTCTCAGCAAACGTTAA
- the rhaD gene encoding rhamnulose-1-phosphate aldolase, with amino-acid sequence MQNILNAWFVQGMVKATSDMWLKGWDERNGGNVSLRLLDEEVQPFAQDFYFQPRTVELTQPAPALANCWFLVTGSGKFFRNVQLDPADSLVLLRVSEDGRAYSIYWGLSNGGLPTSELASHFQSHSVRMQATQGADRVIMHCHATNFMSLSYVVDLDSASFTRLLWEGSTECLVVFPDGVGIVPWMVPGTDGIGEKTAEQMASHSLVMWPFHGIFGAGPTLDETFGLIDTAEKSSEVVVKVLSMGGMKQSITTQELIALGERFGVKPWQAALEAKHPHVA; translated from the coding sequence ATGCAAAATATTCTGAATGCCTGGTTTGTGCAGGGAATGGTAAAAGCCACTAGTGATATGTGGTTAAAGGGCTGGGATGAGCGCAACGGTGGCAATGTCAGCCTGCGCCTGCTGGATGAAGAGGTACAACCTTTCGCCCAGGACTTCTACTTTCAACCCCGCACGGTAGAGCTGACCCAACCGGCCCCGGCACTCGCTAACTGCTGGTTTTTGGTGACAGGCTCAGGGAAGTTTTTCCGTAACGTTCAGCTTGATCCTGCTGACAGTCTGGTGCTGCTACGGGTTAGTGAGGATGGACGGGCTTACAGCATCTACTGGGGGTTAAGCAACGGTGGGCTGCCTACCTCTGAACTGGCCTCACATTTTCAGTCTCACAGCGTGCGTATGCAGGCGACGCAGGGTGCCGACCGTGTGATCATGCACTGCCATGCCACCAATTTTATGTCCCTGAGCTATGTGGTCGATCTTGATTCCGCCTCCTTTACCCGCCTGCTGTGGGAAGGGAGCACAGAGTGTCTGGTAGTCTTCCCCGATGGCGTGGGGATTGTGCCGTGGATGGTGCCGGGCACCGACGGGATTGGTGAAAAAACCGCTGAACAGATGGCCTCACACAGCCTGGTGATGTGGCCTTTCCACGGCATATTTGGCGCCGGGCCGACGCTGGACGAGACGTTTGGCCTGATCGATACCGCTGAAAAGTCATCTGAAGTGGTGGTTAAAGTTCTCTCAATGGGCGGCATGAAGCAGAGCATCACCACGCAGGAGCTGATTGCCCTGGGCGAACGCTTTGGGGTGAAACCGTGGCAGGCTGCGCTGGAGGCAAAACATCCCCATGTTGCGTAA